One part of the Salmo salar chromosome ssa10, Ssal_v3.1, whole genome shotgun sequence genome encodes these proteins:
- the cyldl gene encoding ubiquitin carboxyl-terminal hydrolase CYLD, protein MDACDVKMYYIIIEKPGLPMVSVNAGHICYIQESRYMSRLSRSESLEELPVICMGSNLDKFLKVNHLNSVTAKEAELLQAIEEDSERLKWYLERDALDTALGLTKDTPVTVELDGKWLRGIVRYIGRITEPKHTDPIVGTFFGIELQGEDKGKGPTDGTYLSKPLFSCKKDCGIFAPFSRVKPMVSKPKLVSKCLTFPAAQLATQPSPQQAHHQPLSTGDRVTFFKGEDTLHGMVMDLEEKEGRTLVIISTDRDEKITLPLDSVIKGDLLEHEPEPMESDKEEVHPLGLGVDSLVEVTLGIGPGYGTIRWIGTLPGQKGTYAGLELEDGYTGVSNGTFKDHRFFRCLPRRGLFVKLLSCRPDSRFQGASANVLQEREEVRSPGVLPSSPIASEQVERMLIGRMKGIQGHINSCYMDSALFSLFSCSSVLDSLLFKSTKPRDAPIQSTLLHDIVNPLRSKGFVEGRHIMKLRQQLQELGYCHTFTTEEKDPEEFLTLIMHHIFCLDPLLKLSAGGKVQDSYCYQIFLDNNHSLVLPTVQHLLEHSFHSAGLKLAEVPSCLILQMPRFGKKFKMFQKIIPSLELDITDLLSEGPQQCVLCGQLAYEECVDCFRDPVFSRTGFKVFCRTCSSQVHSHPERLSHSPSTLQLPEGYPAPTTLRAPSRERLELFAVLCIETSHYVSFIKHGPNSTDWIFFDSMADRHGERDGFNIPQVQACPEVGLYLVMSPAELANQVPRDMKGVAKRLFCDAYMYLYQSTSMSLYR, encoded by the exons ATGGACGCATGTGATGTGAAGATGTACTACATCATCATAGAGAAACCTGGGTTACCCATGGTGTCCGTCAATGCTGGCCACATCTGTTACATCCAGGAGAGCAGGTACATGTCAAGGCTTAGCAGATCTGAATCTCTGGAGGAATTGCCTGTCATCTGTATGGGCTCCAATTTAGACAAGTTCCTGAAGGTAAATCACCTAAATTCAGTGACTGCTAAGGAGGCAGAACTCCTGCAAGCCATAGAAGAGGACTCAGAGAGACTGAAGTGGTATTTAGAGAGGGATGCTTTGGATACAGCCCTGGGTTTAACTAAGGATACACCTGTCACTGTGGAGTTGGATGGGAAGTGGCTACGGGGAATTGTACGTTACATCGGAAGAATAACAGAGCCAAAGCACACAGACCCCATCGTAGGAACCTTCTTTGGTATCGAACTACAG GGAGAAGACAAAGGAAAGGGACCAACAGATGGGACCTATCTGTCAAAACCCCTATTCTCCTGCAAGAAAGACTGTGGGATTTTTGCTCCATTTTCCAGAGTGAAACCCATGGTTTCCAAACCCAAATTGGTGTCCAAGTGTCTGACCTTTCCAGCAGCCCAGCTGGCCACGCAACCGTCGCCCCAACAGGCCCACCATCAGCCCCTCTCCACCGGAGACAGAGTCACCTTCTTCAAGGGCGAGGACACCCTCCATGGGATGGTGATGGatctggaggagaaggagggcaGGACCTTAGTCATCATCTCTACT GACCGGGATGAGAAGATCACTCTACCGCTGGACAGCGTCATCAAAGGGGACCTGCttgaacatg AGCCTGAGCCAATGGAAAGTGATAAGGAGGAGGTTCACCCCTTGGGGCTTGGTGTAGACTCTCTGGTGGAGGTGACTCTGGGTATAGGACCTGGCTATGGAACCATCCGCTGGATAGGCACTTTGCCTGGGCAGAAAGGAACCTACGCTGGACTGGAGCTG gagGATGGGTACACTGGGGTTAGTAATGGTACCTTTAAAGACCATCGGTTCTTCAGATGTCTTCCAAGACGAGGTCTCTTCGTCAAGCTTCTATCCTGCCGGCCTGACTCCCGCTTCCAGGGGGCATCAGCCAATGTCCTTCAAG AGCGAGAGGAGGTCCGCAGCCCTGGGgtgctcccctcctcccccatcgCCTCTGAGCAGGTCGAGAGGATGCTGATTGGTCGAATGAAGGGGATCCAGGGCCATATAAACTCTTGCTACATGGACTCAGCCCTCTTCAG tctGTTCTCCTGTTCCTCAGTGTTGGACTCTCTGCTGTTTAAGTCAACAAAGCCTAGGGATGCCCCCATCCAGAGTACCCTGCTACATGACATCGTCAACCCGCTCCGCAG TAAAGGTTTTGTGGAAGGGAGACACATTATGAAGCTTCGTCAGCAGCTGCAGGAGCTTGGTTACTGCCACACATTCACCACAGAGGAGAAAG ATCCAGAAGAGTTTCTTACCCTCATTATGCACCATATTTTCTGTCTGGATCCTCTCCTCAAACT GTCCGCTGGGGGAAAGGTCCAGGACAGTTACTGTTATCAAATCTTCCTGGATAACAACCACAGCCTGGTTCTGCCTACTGTCCAACACCTGCTGGAACACTCCTTCCACAGCGCAGGACTCAAACTGGCagag gtgccGTCTTGTCTGATTCTCCAGATGCCTCGCTTtgggaagaagttcaagatgttTCAGAAGATCATCCCTTCACTGGAGCTAGACATTACTGACCTTCTCTCTGAag gtccccagcagtgtgtgttgtgtggtcaGCTGGCATATGAGGAGTGTGTGGACTGCTTCAGAGACCCAGTCTTCAGCAGGACAGGATTTAAAGTGTTCTGCAGGACCTGCTCCTCTCAG GTGCACTCTCACCCCGAGCGGCTGTCCCACAGCCCCTCCACCCTGCAGCTCCCTGAGGGGTACCCCGCCCCCACTACCCTCCGAGCCCCatccagagagagactggagctgTTTGCAGTGCTGTGCATAGAGACCAGTCACTATGTCTCCTTCATCAAACACGGCCCAAACAGCACAGACTGGATCTTCTTTGACAGCATGGCTGACAGACATG gagaGAGGGATGGCTTCAACATTCCCCAGGTGCAGGCATGTCCAGAGGTTGGCTTGTACCTGGTCATGTCACCCGCCGAGCTGGCCAACCAGGTGCCTCGGGACATGAAGGGCGTGGCTAAGCGTCTGTTCTGTGATGCCTACATGTACCTGTACCAGAGTACCAGCATGAGCCTCTACCGCTGA